From Nilaparvata lugens isolate BPH chromosome 7, ASM1435652v1, whole genome shotgun sequence, one genomic window encodes:
- the LOC120352260 gene encoding uncharacterized protein LOC120352260, translating to MELELGKSIESCHQAINDINKKFDEQNKQISTCLINIDKLSTEVASLRKENAELKERVKDMEQYSRSNMLEINGIPKKQDEDVTEIICRMSKALGHKIKADAIDIWHRLKQRNENLPPPIVVKFVRRTDKQVILNKRKVTRQFSTKQMGETTDHPVYVNESPAPTRRRIFTMAREIFKRGNIKYLWIKEGKILARREDGTPVIELKNSEQVKKLSVISASKQPGNQENNSVSTVPYRK from the coding sequence ATGGAGTTGgagcttggaaaatcaattgAATCATGTCATCAGGCGATTAACGACATAaataagaagtttgatgaacaAAACAAGCAAATTAGCACATGCCTCATCAACATCGATAAGCTTTCAACAGAAGTAGCTAGCCTCaggaaagaaaatgcagaacTGAAGGAACGCGTCAAGGATATGGAACAATACTCAAGATCGAACATGCTGGAAATAAATGGTATACCCAAAAAACAGGATGAAGATGTAACAGAAATCATTTGTAGAATGAGCAAAGCATTAGGACACAAAATAAAAGCAGATGCAATCGACATTTGGCACAGACTTAAACAACGAAATGAAAACCTACCTCCACCAATCGTTGTCAAGTTCGTTCGTAGAACAGACAAAcaagtaatattgaataaaaggaaAGTTACGAGGCAgttttctacaaagcagatgggAGAAACAACGGACCATCCAGTCTATGTGAATGAAAGTCCAGCACCTACGCGAAGAAGGATTTTCACCATGGCGAGAGAGATCTTCAAAAGAGGCAACATCAAATACCTATGGATCAAGGAAGGGAAGATTCTAGCTAGGAGAGAAGACGGAACACCAGTTATTGAACTCAAGAACagtgaacaagtgaaaaagttGAGCGTGATAAGTGCATCTAAGCAGCCAGGTAACCAAGAAAATAACAGTGTCAGTACCGTACCGTACcgtaaataa